A part of Variovorax sp. HW608 genomic DNA contains:
- a CDS encoding Lrp/AsnC family transcriptional regulator has protein sequence MNDDSIPLDQYSMQILLELQRDARQTVQQIADKIGLSSTPCWRRIKEMEAAGVIRGYTVVIDREKVGLNLAAVTEVNLDRHNESKVRDFERAVEASPEIVRCVSATGPADYILTVHVPDIKHYEKFLHTTLFEQAGVTHVRSAIVLREVKSEGNLPVDFGPLSRSRG, from the coding sequence ATGAACGACGATTCCATTCCTCTCGACCAGTATTCGATGCAGATCCTGCTCGAACTGCAGCGCGACGCCCGCCAGACGGTGCAACAGATCGCCGACAAGATCGGCCTTTCGTCCACGCCCTGCTGGCGCCGCATCAAGGAGATGGAAGCCGCCGGCGTGATCCGCGGCTACACCGTGGTGATCGACCGCGAGAAGGTCGGCCTCAACCTCGCGGCGGTGACCGAGGTCAATCTGGACCGGCACAACGAATCGAAGGTGCGCGATTTCGAAAGAGCCGTGGAGGCCAGCCCGGAGATCGTGCGCTGCGTCTCGGCCACCGGCCCGGCCGACTACATCCTCACGGTGCACGTGCCGGACATCAAGCACTACGAGAAATTCCTGCACACCACGCTGTTCGAGCAGGCCGGCGTCACGCATGTGCGCTCGGCGATCGTGCTGCGCGAAGTGAAGTCCGAGGGCAACCTGCCGGTGGATTTCGGGCCGCTGTCGCGCTCGCGCGGCTGA
- the panD gene encoding aspartate 1-decarboxylase, translating to MFRTLLKSKIHRASVTDCELHYEGSCAIDEDLLDAAGLADNEQIHIWNVNNGERFVTYAIRAERGSGIISVNGSAARRACVGDLLIVAAFGLVAEVQVAAHKPKLVFVDAANRIKEVHSQVPVQTAETEALPA from the coding sequence ATGTTCCGAACCCTGCTCAAGTCCAAGATCCATCGCGCCTCGGTGACCGATTGCGAGCTGCACTACGAAGGATCGTGCGCCATCGACGAGGACCTGCTCGATGCCGCGGGCCTCGCCGACAACGAACAGATCCACATCTGGAACGTGAACAACGGCGAGCGCTTCGTCACCTACGCGATCCGCGCCGAGCGCGGCTCGGGGATCATCTCGGTCAACGGCTCGGCCGCGCGGCGCGCGTGCGTGGGTGACCTGCTGATCGTCGCGGCCTTCGGCCTCGTCGCCGAAGTGCAGGTCGCGGCCCACAAGCCGAAGCTGGTCTTCGTCGATGCTGCGAACCGCATCAAGGAAGTGCATTCGCAGGTCCCGGTGCAGACCGCCGAGACCGAGGCGCTCCCGGCCTGA
- a CDS encoding indolepyruvate ferredoxin oxidoreductase family protein → MNSTANPSAIQRPDYQLSDSLWARSGAIYLTGTQALVRVLLMQRQRDAARGINSQGFVSGYRGSPLGMVDLAIWKAGPGFKDAGIRFVPAINEELAATQVLGTQRVESDPERTVDGVFAMWYGKGPGVDRAGDALKHGNAYGSSPHGGVLVVAGDDHGCVSSSMPHQSDHALAAWSIPIVQPASVAEYLEFGLYGYELSRYSGAWVGMAALSEVVESAGTVDLDLIDSRIATWADADTVRAVTGHRAPADGLHYRWPDLPSLRIESRLADKLEAVAAFSRVNSIDRHVIESPQAKVGIVTCGKAHYDLMEVLRRLEVTPESLARVGVRLYKVGLSFPLEPTRMKAFAEGLQEILIVEEKGAIVETQLRDMFYNAPPGARPALVGKHDREGKPLVSALGELRPSRLIELVAHWLSEHFPGNAELGDHFQHVRDFTVPELLSNDGDSVKRLPYFCAGCPHNTSTRVPEGSTARAGIGCHFMANWMDRSTAGLIQMGGEGVDWVSHSMFTRTPHVFQNLGDGTYYHSGYLAIRQAVAANATITYKILFNDAVAMTGGQPIDGVISVDAIARQVESEGVKRVVVVSDAIGKYDAIKYRFPAGTEFHDRAELDAVQRRLREIPGVTVLIYEQTCAAEKRRRRKKGELVDPAKRLFINEAVCEGCGDCSVQSNCVAVLPHETDLGRKRKIDQTSCNKDYSCAKGFCPSFVGVTGGALRKKSGALASGRDAFLQHVAALPHPAAHIWDAPYDLLVTGVGGTGVVTVGAVIAMAAHLEGKSASVLDFMGFAQKGGAVLSFVRIADTPARLNQVRIDTQQADAILACDFVVGASADALQTVRHGRTRILANTHEIPVAESLRNPDADLKVELLLEKMRFVAGREQVETFDAQTMAEEFLGDTLASNILATGYAWQRGLIPLGLEALTRAIELNGVAVKSNLMAFSLGRLAAGAPQAVEGLRGASANDAADESLDALIARARTHLAGYQNSAWAERFETRIRGIQQREAALAGGDRSLPVTRNAARGLLKLMSYKDEYEVARLYSDGSFREKLAEQFEGEVKLEFYMAPPLVSRPKNGQAPAKIRLGAWMLPAMKWLAHGKRLRGTAFDVFGHTEERRLERSLIGQFEARLDELMAELSAGNQRLAAQIAAVPMTIRGYGHVKLANLALARGREAELMHRYSPGRYPRPAAEAKAGQIRGIAVVATH, encoded by the coding sequence ATGAACTCGACAGCGAATCCCTCTGCGATCCAGCGCCCCGACTACCAGCTTTCCGACAGCCTCTGGGCGCGCTCGGGCGCGATCTACCTGACCGGCACGCAGGCGCTGGTGCGCGTGCTCCTGATGCAGCGCCAGCGCGATGCGGCCCGCGGCATCAACTCGCAGGGCTTCGTCAGTGGCTACCGCGGATCGCCGCTCGGCATGGTCGACCTGGCGATCTGGAAGGCCGGCCCGGGCTTCAAGGACGCGGGCATCCGCTTCGTGCCCGCGATCAACGAGGAACTGGCGGCCACGCAGGTGCTCGGCACGCAGCGCGTGGAATCCGACCCCGAGCGCACCGTCGACGGCGTGTTCGCGATGTGGTACGGCAAGGGCCCGGGCGTGGACCGCGCCGGCGATGCGCTCAAGCATGGCAACGCCTACGGCTCGTCGCCGCATGGCGGCGTGCTGGTGGTGGCGGGCGACGACCACGGCTGCGTGTCGTCTTCGATGCCGCACCAGAGCGACCACGCCCTTGCCGCGTGGAGCATCCCGATCGTGCAGCCGGCGAGCGTCGCCGAGTACCTGGAGTTCGGCCTCTACGGCTACGAGCTCTCGCGCTACTCCGGCGCGTGGGTCGGCATGGCGGCGCTGTCGGAAGTGGTCGAGAGCGCGGGCACCGTGGACCTCGACCTGATCGATTCGCGCATCGCCACCTGGGCCGATGCCGACACGGTGCGTGCCGTCACCGGGCATCGCGCGCCGGCCGATGGCCTGCACTACCGCTGGCCCGACCTGCCGTCGCTGCGCATCGAATCGCGGCTTGCGGACAAGCTCGAAGCCGTCGCCGCCTTCTCGCGCGTCAACAGCATCGACCGCCACGTGATCGAGAGTCCGCAGGCCAAGGTCGGCATCGTCACCTGCGGCAAGGCGCACTACGACCTGATGGAAGTGCTGCGCCGCCTCGAAGTCACGCCCGAGAGCCTGGCGCGCGTCGGTGTGCGGCTCTACAAGGTGGGGCTGAGCTTCCCGCTCGAGCCCACGCGCATGAAGGCCTTTGCCGAGGGGCTCCAGGAGATCCTGATCGTCGAAGAGAAGGGCGCGATCGTCGAGACCCAGTTGCGCGACATGTTCTACAACGCGCCGCCCGGCGCGCGGCCGGCGCTGGTCGGCAAGCACGACCGCGAGGGCAAGCCGCTGGTGTCGGCGCTCGGCGAGCTCCGGCCTTCGCGCCTCATCGAGCTGGTGGCGCACTGGCTGTCGGAGCATTTCCCGGGCAACGCCGAGCTCGGCGACCATTTCCAGCATGTGCGCGACTTCACCGTGCCCGAGCTGCTGAGCAACGACGGCGACAGCGTCAAGCGCCTGCCCTACTTCTGCGCCGGCTGCCCGCACAACACCAGCACCAGGGTGCCCGAAGGCTCGACCGCGCGCGCCGGCATCGGCTGCCACTTCATGGCCAACTGGATGGACCGCAGCACCGCCGGCCTGATCCAGATGGGCGGCGAGGGCGTGGACTGGGTCTCGCACTCGATGTTCACGCGCACGCCGCACGTCTTCCAGAACCTCGGCGACGGCACCTACTACCACTCGGGCTACCTCGCGATCCGGCAGGCGGTTGCGGCCAACGCGACGATCACCTACAAGATCCTCTTCAACGACGCGGTCGCGATGACCGGCGGGCAGCCGATCGATGGCGTGATCAGCGTCGACGCGATCGCGCGCCAGGTCGAGTCCGAAGGCGTGAAGCGGGTGGTGGTGGTCAGCGATGCGATCGGCAAGTACGACGCGATCAAATACCGCTTCCCGGCCGGCACCGAGTTCCACGACCGCGCGGAGCTCGATGCGGTGCAGCGGCGGCTGCGCGAGATCCCCGGCGTGACCGTGCTGATCTACGAACAGACCTGCGCGGCCGAGAAGCGCCGCCGCCGCAAGAAGGGCGAGCTGGTCGACCCGGCCAAGCGGCTCTTCATCAACGAGGCGGTGTGCGAGGGCTGCGGCGACTGCAGCGTGCAGAGCAACTGCGTCGCGGTGCTGCCGCACGAAACCGATCTGGGCCGCAAGCGCAAGATCGACCAGACGAGTTGCAACAAGGACTATTCCTGTGCCAAGGGCTTCTGCCCGAGCTTCGTCGGCGTCACCGGCGGCGCGTTGCGCAAGAAGAGCGGCGCACTGGCGTCGGGCCGCGATGCCTTCCTCCAGCACGTGGCCGCGCTGCCGCACCCGGCGGCGCACATCTGGGATGCGCCCTACGACCTGCTGGTCACCGGCGTCGGCGGCACCGGCGTCGTGACCGTCGGCGCGGTGATCGCGATGGCCGCGCACCTCGAAGGCAAGTCGGCCAGCGTGCTGGACTTCATGGGCTTCGCGCAGAAGGGCGGCGCGGTGCTGAGCTTCGTGCGGATCGCCGACACGCCCGCGCGGCTCAACCAGGTGCGCATCGACACGCAGCAGGCCGATGCGATCCTCGCCTGCGACTTCGTCGTCGGCGCGTCGGCCGATGCGCTGCAGACTGTGCGCCATGGCCGCACCCGCATCCTCGCGAACACGCACGAGATCCCGGTGGCCGAATCGCTGCGCAATCCGGATGCGGACCTCAAGGTCGAGCTGCTGCTCGAGAAGATGCGCTTCGTCGCCGGCCGCGAGCAGGTCGAGACCTTCGATGCGCAGACGATGGCGGAGGAATTCCTCGGCGACACGCTGGCCTCGAACATCCTGGCGACCGGCTATGCGTGGCAGCGCGGGCTGATCCCGCTCGGCCTGGAGGCGCTGACGCGCGCGATCGAGCTCAATGGCGTCGCGGTCAAGTCGAACCTCATGGCCTTCTCGCTCGGCCGGCTCGCCGCCGGTGCGCCGCAGGCGGTCGAAGGGCTGCGCGGCGCGAGCGCGAACGACGCCGCGGATGAATCGCTGGATGCGCTGATCGCGCGTGCGCGCACGCATCTCGCCGGCTACCAGAACTCAGCGTGGGCGGAGCGCTTCGAGACGCGCATTCGCGGCATCCAGCAGCGCGAGGCGGCGCTCGCCGGTGGCGATCGCAGCTTGCCGGTCACGCGCAATGCCGCGCGCGGCCTGCTAAAGCTCATGAGCTACAAGGACGAGTACGAAGTCGCGCGCCTCTACAGCGACGGCAGCTTCCGCGAGAAGCTCGCGGAGCAGTTCGAAGGCGAGGTCAAGCTCGAGTTCTACATGGCGCCGCCGCTCGTCTCGCGCCCGAAGAACGGACAGGCGCCCGCCAAGATCCGTCTCGGCGCATGGATGCTGCCGGCGATGAAGTGGCTCGCCCATGGCAAGCGCCTGCGCGGCACGGCCTTCGATGTGTTCGGCCATACCGAGGAACGCCGGCTGGAGCGTTCGCTCATCGGCCAGTTCGAAGCGCGGCTCGACGAGCTGATGGCCGAGCTGTCGGCCGGCAACCAGAGGCTCGCGGCGCAGATCGCGGCGGTGCCGATGACGATCCGCGGCTACGGTCACGTGAAGCTTGCCAACCTCGCGCTGGCGCGCGGCCGCGAGGCGGAGCTGATGCATCGCTACTCGCCGGGCCGCTATCCGAGGCCCGCGGCGGAAGCGAAGGCCGGACAGATCCGCGGCATCGCGGTCGTCGCGACGCACTAA
- the senB gene encoding selenoneine biosynthesis selenosugar synthase SenB: protein MGNPRVLIVSPALADANNGNWRTAARWGRFLDGVADVRIARNWEGEACDALIALHARRSADSIARLRAARADGPIGLVLTGTDVYRDIDVDRSAQHSLQCASQLVVLQPDALDRLGAAERAKARVIVQSATAWRRRPVARGIQLVAVGHLREEKDPATLMAAARRLPAGTPIRIIHIGEALSAELGEAARRTMAECPHYRWLGGLPQGTARRWIARAHALVHMSRMEGGAQVVIEAVRSGVPVLASRIGGNLGLLGEDYAGCFPVGDDAALAALMQRFAAEPDFAARLSAQCALREPGFRPEHERRLVRQLLHDLLAPP from the coding sequence ATGGGCAATCCTCGCGTCCTCATCGTTTCGCCAGCACTGGCCGACGCCAACAACGGCAACTGGCGCACCGCCGCGCGCTGGGGCCGGTTCCTCGACGGCGTGGCCGATGTGCGGATCGCACGCAACTGGGAGGGCGAGGCGTGCGACGCCCTGATCGCGCTGCACGCACGCCGCTCGGCCGATTCGATCGCGCGGCTGCGCGCGGCGCGGGCGGACGGTCCGATCGGACTCGTCCTGACCGGGACCGACGTGTACCGGGATATCGACGTGGACAGATCTGCGCAACATTCGCTGCAGTGTGCCAGCCAACTGGTCGTGTTGCAGCCCGATGCGCTCGATCGCCTCGGGGCGGCCGAGCGTGCCAAGGCGCGCGTCATCGTCCAGTCGGCAACCGCATGGCGCCGTCGGCCCGTGGCGCGTGGCATCCAGCTCGTGGCGGTCGGCCATCTGCGCGAAGAGAAAGACCCGGCCACGCTCATGGCCGCCGCACGCCGCCTGCCCGCCGGCACGCCGATCCGCATCATCCACATCGGCGAAGCGCTGTCGGCCGAGCTCGGCGAAGCCGCGCGCCGGACCATGGCCGAGTGTCCGCACTACCGCTGGCTCGGCGGATTGCCGCAGGGCACCGCGCGCCGCTGGATCGCGCGCGCCCATGCGCTCGTGCACATGAGCCGCATGGAAGGCGGCGCGCAGGTGGTGATCGAGGCGGTGCGCTCGGGCGTGCCGGTGCTGGCCAGCCGCATCGGCGGCAATCTCGGCCTGCTCGGAGAGGACTACGCTGGCTGCTTTCCCGTCGGCGACGATGCGGCGCTCGCGGCGCTGATGCAGCGCTTCGCGGCCGAGCCCGACTTCGCCGCCCGGCTGTCGGCGCAGTGCGCGCTGCGGGAGCCGGGCTTTCGCCCCGAACACGAACGCAGGCTTGTGCGGCAACTGCTGCACGATCTGCTGGCGCCACCATAA
- the senA gene encoding selenoneine synthase SenA — MASFCQADPARKAMAADPRTLAGDALAAALREARARTRAWTFDLSDAQWQVPRQAGVNLPAWELAHLAWFGEFWVLRGPHTVDGQGYVQADRPAAIAGPDAVFDSARLSHIARWSAPLPTRAELDERLDAQLDACLAALAAADGSDASLYFHRLALFHEDMHCEAFAWLRATLGYPAPVGLALPRLAEAPPIAVRAARVDIGWPRGRPGFAFDNEVDAHAMDLPAYEIDAMPVRAGSYLRFVEAGGYDDPALWPGEAGAWRAAQPRSHPARWRRAGGGWETRWYDQWLPLDPQQPAIHLSAWEAEAYARWAGRRLPSAAEWEQAAVAQPGFAWGGSVWEWTADPFAPYPGFAPGPYRDYSAPWFGDHRELRGGAFATHARLHDARYRNFFQPGRHDVFAGFRTAALS; from the coding sequence ATGGCGTCATTCTGTCAGGCCGATCCGGCCCGCAAGGCCATGGCCGCTGATCCGCGCACGCTCGCCGGCGACGCGCTGGCCGCGGCCCTGCGCGAAGCCCGTGCCCGCACGCGCGCCTGGACCTTCGACCTGAGCGACGCGCAATGGCAGGTGCCGCGGCAGGCCGGCGTGAATCTCCCGGCCTGGGAGCTCGCCCATCTCGCGTGGTTCGGCGAGTTCTGGGTGCTGCGCGGGCCGCACACGGTCGATGGGCAGGGCTATGTGCAGGCCGATCGTCCGGCTGCCATCGCGGGGCCCGATGCGGTGTTCGATTCGGCCCGCCTGTCCCACATCGCGCGCTGGTCGGCACCGCTGCCGACGCGCGCCGAACTCGACGAGCGGCTCGATGCACAGCTCGATGCCTGCCTTGCGGCGCTGGCCGCTGCGGACGGCAGCGATGCATCGCTCTACTTCCATCGGCTGGCGCTGTTCCACGAGGACATGCACTGCGAAGCCTTCGCATGGCTGCGGGCGACGCTCGGCTATCCCGCGCCGGTCGGGCTCGCGCTGCCGCGCCTCGCCGAGGCACCGCCGATCGCGGTCCGGGCAGCGCGGGTGGATATCGGCTGGCCCAGGGGACGGCCCGGCTTTGCCTTCGACAACGAGGTCGATGCGCACGCGATGGATCTGCCGGCCTACGAGATCGACGCCATGCCGGTCCGCGCCGGAAGCTATCTGCGCTTCGTCGAGGCGGGCGGCTATGACGATCCGGCGCTCTGGCCCGGCGAAGCGGGCGCATGGCGCGCTGCGCAGCCGCGCAGCCATCCCGCGCGCTGGCGCCGGGCCGGCGGCGGCTGGGAAACGCGCTGGTACGACCAGTGGCTGCCGCTCGATCCGCAACAGCCCGCGATCCACCTGAGCGCCTGGGAGGCCGAAGCCTACGCGCGCTGGGCCGGCCGGCGCCTGCCCTCTGCCGCCGAGTGGGAGCAAGCTGCAGTGGCGCAGCCCGGCTTCGCCTGGGGCGGCAGTGTCTGGGAATGGACCGCCGATCCCTTCGCGCCCTACCCCGGCTTCGCGCCCGGCCCGTACCGCGACTATTCGGCGCCCTGGTTCGGCGACCACCGCGAGCTGCGCGGCGGCGCCTTCGCGACCCATGCGCGGCTGCACGACGCGCGCTATCGCAACTTCTTCCAGCCCGGCCGGCACGATGTCTTCGCGGGCTTCAGGACGGCCGCGCTTTCTTAA
- the selD gene encoding selenide, water dikinase SelD, which produces MNDQSPSPSPQVADTPALRLTSFSHGGGCGCKIAPGVLSEILQKSGSGLIPPELLVGIETADDAAVYKLNDEQALIATTDFFMPIVDDPFDFGRIAATNAISDVYAMGGTPIMALALVAMPVNQLPLEVIGEVVRGGQAVCREAGIPIAGGHTIDSVEPIYGLVVMGLVHPERLKRNADAKAGDVLILGKPLGVGVLSAALKKQKLDADGYAQLIANTTRLNKPGTALAALEGVHALTDVTGFGLAGHTLEMARGAGLRAVIDWPQVPLLSNVAAMAAEGFVTGASGRNWAGYGAEVQLDAALPPVARDLLTDPQTSGGLLVSCAPGSVQEVLALFRAQGFEGARVIGRMEEGQGLRVDA; this is translated from the coding sequence ATGAACGACCAAAGCCCTTCCCCCTCGCCCCAAGTGGCCGATACGCCCGCGCTCCGGCTCACCAGCTTCTCCCATGGCGGCGGCTGCGGCTGCAAGATCGCGCCGGGCGTGCTCTCGGAAATCCTGCAGAAGAGCGGCAGCGGCCTGATCCCGCCCGAGCTGCTGGTCGGCATCGAGACCGCCGACGACGCCGCGGTCTACAAGCTCAACGACGAGCAGGCGCTGATCGCCACCACCGATTTCTTCATGCCGATCGTCGACGACCCCTTCGACTTCGGCCGCATCGCCGCGACCAACGCGATCAGCGACGTCTACGCCATGGGTGGCACGCCGATCATGGCGCTCGCGCTGGTCGCGATGCCGGTCAACCAGCTGCCGCTCGAAGTCATCGGCGAAGTGGTGCGCGGCGGCCAGGCGGTGTGCCGCGAGGCCGGCATCCCGATCGCGGGCGGCCACACGATCGATTCGGTCGAGCCGATCTACGGCCTCGTCGTGATGGGGCTGGTGCATCCCGAGCGCCTCAAGCGCAATGCGGACGCGAAGGCGGGCGACGTGCTGATCCTCGGCAAGCCGCTCGGCGTGGGCGTGCTGTCGGCGGCGCTCAAGAAGCAGAAGCTCGATGCCGACGGCTATGCCCAGCTCATCGCCAACACCACGCGCCTGAACAAGCCGGGCACCGCGCTGGCCGCACTCGAAGGCGTGCATGCGCTGACCGACGTGACCGGCTTCGGCCTCGCCGGCCACACGCTGGAGATGGCGCGCGGCGCGGGCCTGCGCGCGGTGATCGACTGGCCCCAGGTGCCGCTGCTGTCGAACGTCGCCGCGATGGCCGCCGAGGGCTTCGTGACCGGCGCGTCCGGCCGCAACTGGGCCGGCTACGGCGCCGAGGTGCAGCTCGATGCCGCGCTGCCGCCGGTCGCGCGCGACCTGCTGACCGACCCGCAGACCTCGGGCGGACTGCTGGTGAGCTGTGCGCCCGGGAGCGTGCAGGAGGTGCTGGCGCTGTTCCGCGCGCAGGGCTTCGAGGGCGCGCGCGTGATCGGCCGCATGGAGGAAGGGCAGGGCCTGCGCGTCGACGCCTAG
- the nadB gene encoding L-aspartate oxidase: MAHTPSNAFDVLVVGSGLAGLTAALHLAPTHRVAVLTKRSVSDGASQWAQGGIAAVLDAKDSIDRHIDDTLVAGAGLCDLPATRLVVEGSPSCIAWLRELGVPFTLEDGELHLTREGGHSHRRIVHAADATGAAVQRTLIEVARREPNIRFFEHHTLVDLIPARSIGHGAPACAGLYALDEASGEVVAFSAPEVILATGGAGRVYLHTTNPETATGDGIAAAWRAGCRVSNMEFIQFHPTSLFHPEANSFLISEAVRGEGGVLKLPASAGGQRFMPAHDERAELAPRDVVARAIDAEMKKHGLACVHLDISHQGAEFLQHHFPNILARCAQHGIDITREPIPVVPAAHYTCGGVATDLQGRTDIAGLYAIGETACTGLHGANRLASNSLVECMVFARAAAECIAEHPNGAAADPLPWKAASANAADAAAIADKLGELRHLMWNLVGIVRSGDQLQQAASRIATLQRDVDALYANSKITRDLLELRNLVQVAELIVQSAQGRHESRGLHFRIDHPSLAPNAQPSLLAPASA; this comes from the coding sequence ATGGCTCACACCCCTTCGAATGCCTTCGACGTGCTCGTCGTCGGCAGCGGCCTGGCCGGCCTGACCGCGGCCCTCCATCTCGCGCCCACGCACCGCGTCGCGGTGCTGACCAAGCGGAGCGTTTCCGATGGCGCGAGCCAGTGGGCGCAAGGCGGCATCGCGGCGGTGCTCGATGCGAAGGACAGCATCGACCGGCACATCGACGACACGCTGGTCGCCGGCGCCGGCCTGTGCGACCTGCCGGCCACGCGGCTGGTGGTCGAAGGTTCGCCCTCCTGCATCGCCTGGCTGCGCGAACTCGGCGTGCCCTTCACGCTCGAAGACGGCGAGCTGCACCTGACGCGCGAAGGCGGCCACAGCCATCGCCGCATCGTGCATGCGGCGGACGCGACCGGCGCGGCGGTTCAGCGCACGCTGATCGAGGTCGCGCGGCGCGAGCCCAACATCCGCTTCTTCGAGCATCACACGCTGGTCGACCTCATTCCCGCGCGCAGCATCGGTCATGGCGCGCCGGCCTGCGCGGGGCTCTATGCACTCGACGAGGCGAGCGGCGAGGTGGTGGCTTTCAGCGCGCCCGAGGTCATCCTCGCCACCGGTGGTGCAGGTCGTGTCTACCTGCACACCACGAACCCGGAGACCGCGACCGGCGACGGCATCGCCGCCGCATGGCGTGCGGGCTGCCGGGTGTCGAACATGGAGTTCATCCAGTTCCATCCGACCTCGCTCTTTCATCCCGAGGCGAACTCCTTCCTCATCAGCGAAGCGGTGCGCGGCGAGGGCGGCGTCCTCAAGCTTCCTGCATCGGCCGGCGGCCAGCGCTTCATGCCGGCGCACGACGAGCGGGCCGAACTCGCGCCGCGCGACGTGGTGGCGCGGGCCATCGATGCGGAGATGAAGAAGCACGGGCTGGCCTGCGTGCACCTCGACATCTCGCACCAGGGCGCGGAGTTCCTGCAGCATCACTTCCCGAACATCCTCGCGCGCTGCGCGCAGCACGGCATCGACATCACGCGCGAACCGATTCCGGTGGTGCCCGCGGCGCACTACACCTGCGGCGGCGTCGCGACCGACCTGCAGGGGCGCACCGACATCGCCGGCCTCTACGCCATCGGCGAGACTGCCTGCACGGGCCTGCACGGCGCCAACCGCCTGGCGAGCAACTCGCTGGTCGAGTGCATGGTGTTCGCGCGCGCCGCAGCCGAATGCATCGCGGAGCATCCCAATGGCGCGGCGGCCGATCCCCTGCCATGGAAGGCGGCTTCGGCCAACGCCGCCGATGCCGCCGCGATCGCGGACAAGCTGGGCGAGCTGCGCCACCTGATGTGGAACCTCGTCGGCATCGTGCGCTCGGGCGACCAGCTCCAGCAGGCCGCGAGCCGCATCGCTACGCTGCAACGCGATGTGGACGCGCTCTACGCCAACTCGAAGATCACGCGCGATCTGCTCGAGCTGCGCAACCTCGTGCAGGTCGCAGAGCTCATCGTGCAGTCGGCGCAAGGCCGCCACGAGAGCCGGGGACTGCACTTTCGCATCGACCATCCCTCGCTGGCGCCGAACGCGCAGCCGTCCCTTCTCGCGCCGGCGAGCGCCTGA
- the panB gene encoding 3-methyl-2-oxobutanoate hydroxymethyltransferase — protein MSSSETTAPYGAGVPAPRKAVTLSRIADMHARGEKIAMLTAYDATFAAVADAAGVDCLLVGDSLGMVCQGLDSTVAVSMEAMRHHTESVARGLRRVQGTAWLIADLPFGSYQESREQALRSAITLMQAGAQMVKLEGGGWTIDTVRFMVERGVPVCAHLGLTPQTVHALGGYKVQGRDDSSAARLLEDARALQDAGAAMLVLEMVPAALATAITAELARCATIGIGAGRGTVGQVLVMHDMLGIHFGKPPRFVRNFMAGSSGIEGALRAYVQAVKGGTFPDDSLHAW, from the coding sequence ATGTCGTCCTCCGAAACCACCGCGCCCTACGGTGCGGGCGTGCCTGCGCCGCGCAAGGCCGTGACGCTGTCGCGCATCGCGGACATGCATGCGCGCGGCGAGAAGATCGCGATGCTCACGGCCTACGACGCAACCTTCGCGGCGGTTGCCGATGCGGCGGGCGTCGACTGCCTCCTGGTCGGCGATTCGCTCGGGATGGTCTGCCAGGGCCTGGACAGCACGGTCGCCGTGTCGATGGAGGCGATGCGCCATCACACCGAAAGCGTTGCGCGCGGCCTCAGGCGCGTGCAGGGCACGGCGTGGCTGATTGCCGACCTGCCCTTCGGCAGCTACCAGGAATCGCGCGAGCAGGCCCTGCGCAGCGCGATCACGCTGATGCAGGCCGGTGCGCAGATGGTGAAGCTCGAAGGCGGCGGCTGGACCATCGACACGGTGCGCTTCATGGTGGAGCGCGGCGTGCCGGTGTGCGCGCACCTCGGCCTCACGCCGCAGACAGTGCATGCGCTGGGCGGCTACAAGGTGCAGGGCAGGGACGATTCATCCGCCGCGCGGCTGCTCGAAGATGCACGCGCGCTGCAGGATGCCGGCGCGGCCATGCTGGTGCTCGAGATGGTGCCCGCAGCACTGGCGACCGCGATCACCGCCGAGCTCGCGCGCTGTGCGACGATCGGCATCGGTGCCGGCCGCGGCACCGTGGGTCAGGTGCTGGTGATGCACGACATGCTGGGCATCCACTTCGGCAAGCCGCCGCGGTTCGTGCGCAATTTCATGGCCGGCTCAAGCGGCATCGAGGGCGCCCTGCGGGCCTATGTGCAAGCGGTCAAGGGCGGCACCTTCCCGGACGACAGCCTCCACGCCTGGTAG